The following DNA comes from Salvelinus sp. IW2-2015 linkage group LG1, ASM291031v2, whole genome shotgun sequence.
CATTTAACTGCAAACCTTAACCCTACTCACACAGtattcactgaacactagaactaAAGAAAGGTCTGTCTTTATGAAATGCATACTAATAGTTTTCATTGtaccatttaaaaatgttttcctgGATTTATCAGTGCTTAAGTCACCTGCCCAGATGTTGCACCTGTTCTCAATCTGTAATATCCAATTTGTAGTGTGATGAGTTATTCTGTAATGTCATCATATTATGGCATCTAATAAGTCATCTGTCAGATAATAGAGACCTTAATAATACTCTGCTGTGGTGAATTACTCTGGCACCATCTAACGGCTGTATAGAGCAGTGACTGACTGTTCATACTAGTGCCAAAGCTGTTTTATGCTTTCTTGGTCCTGTCCATGTGTGAGACCCTCTGCCATTCAATTGATAATACTGCTGTCATGAAATGACATTAGATGTTAGCTGCGGGGGACATAATTCCAGGTTGATGAGTTGCCAAACAATCCAATAGGTTTCAGTAGACGGTAAATATTGTAGCCATGTCAATGTTTCAGAGGGATGTTAGTAATATCCTAGGTATACAGTGATATATATATCCTCCTCCCTTTTCTAcagttaaaggcccaatgcagccgtttttataccaatatcaaatcatttctgggtacatttaatacatttccattaaaatgggcaaaagtaTCTTTTTAGCATGAAACTATTTTTTAAAAGCAATAATTTTGctgggactgtctgggagtggtctgtgtggggaggggaaaatggaaaactagctgttattggcagggaagtttggaactctttgttattAGTTTATTAACCAATTTAGCGTATGGCGTTGACACCATGGAAAGCCGAAACTCtcgcccatgcaaacctgctgataagaaggtcctgtgtagattgtattttcaccTAGCAACCATCagaaaataacactgatcaaaagTGTTTACACTTTtaaagtgttagtttcatcacctgttgtacaatatgatataaaacacagaaaaatttgattttgactgcactgggcctttaaatttGAGTTGGATGAGTCATTTTTGCCTCTCAATTCCTTTGACCCCAAACCCCTCCCGTCCTGTACTCCTACTTCCCCTGACCAATCCTGACAGACTCTGACAGCCTCTCCAGCCTATCGACACAACAgcacagcctatcagatggagaGGAGCAGCTGGACCGCCTCCAGCAGGCGGAGCTCACTCGGAACATGCCCATGTCACTGTGGAAGGCAGGGGCAGTACAAGCCTGGCTGGAGGTTGTCATGGCAATGCCCATGTATATCCGTGCTTGCACGGAAAACGTCAAAAGTGGCAAGGTACGGCCTCTACGCTTCAACATGTAACAAGTACACATCCACTTTAAGCCTAATTTCAGGACTTGTTTTTATACAACCTGTAACGATGGTAACATTATTTCTAAGAATCCCTCGTCCTCCCAGTAAAACAGGAATTTCAGCTTCCTCATAGCATCTGCATTAAATGTAGTATTCCCTCGTccatgcttgcatgtgtgtgtgtgccttagtGTAAGAGTGACTTTCAGTGCAGGTGTATATTGATAAGAGTGCTCTGGATGGGTGTCCCCTGGTTACAGGTGCTGCTGGGGCTGACAGACGAGGACCTGGAACTGGGACTGGGTATCAGTAAGCCCATGCACCGCAGGAAGCTACGCCTCGCCATTGAGGACTACAGGGAGGCAGAGGCTGGCCAGGGGTaagctgcaacacacacacacacacacaacacacacacacacacattactaagTGTGACCGCCTAAACTTTCAGGCTATCAAAGGCTGCAGAAATGGACCATCACTGGGTTGCCAAATCTTGGTTGAGTGATGTCGGGTTGCCACAGTATTCCCAAGCCTTCCAAAATCAACTGGTGGATGGTCGGGTGCTCAACTCCCTCAGCCGACGAGACCTAGAGAGACTCCTGAACGTCACCACAGAGTCCCACCAAAACAGCCTGCTCCTGGCTATACAGCTCCTGCAACTGATCAACTTCAACAAAGAGGTCAGAACTGTAGTCATATTACCAATACTGTGACATTAGAGTGACCACTCAGCCTCTCCTCACTGTGTACTTGTGTTGCTGTGGTTAGAATtgtaacagtacagtactgtaaccGTATAGTAACAATAACGTAGTGTAACCGTATAGTAACAATAGCGTATTGTAAACCGTATAGTAACAGTACTGTATTGTAACCGTATAGTAACATAAGCGTATTGTAACCGTAATATAGTAACAATAGCGTATTGTAACCGTATAGTAACAATAGCGTATTGTAACCGTATAGTAACAGTACCGTATATAACCGTATAGTCACAATAGCGTAAGAAACAGTACCATATTGTAACCGTATAGTAACAATCAGCGTATTGTAACCGTATAGTAACAATAGCGTATTGTAACCGTATAGTAAACAGTACCGTATGTAACCGTATAGTAACAATAGCGTATTGTAACCATAAGTAACAGTAACATTTTGTAACCGTATAGTAACAGTACCGTATTGTAACCGAATATAGTAACATAACTGTATTGTAACCTAAGTATAAATAGCGTTATTGAACTAAAAACGTATAGTAACAATAGCGTATTGTAACCGTATAGTAACAATAGCGTATTGAACCGTATAGTAACAATAGCGTATTGTAACGTATAGTAACAGTACCATATTGTAACCGTATAGTAACAGTACCATATTGTAACGTATAGATAACATAGCCGTATTGTAACACGTTTAAGTAAACAGATAAACCGTATTGTAACCGTATAGTAACAATAGCGTATTGTAACCGTATAGTAACAGTACCGTATATGTAACCGTATAGTAACAATACTGTATTGTAACCGAATAGTAACAATAGCGTATTGTAACCGATAAGTAACAGTACGTATTGTAACCTATAGTAACAATAGCGTATTGTAACCGTATAAGTAACAATAGCTATTTTAACCGTATAGTAACAGTACCATTATAACCATATAGTAACAATAGCGTATTGTAACCGTATAGTAACAGTACCGTATTGTAACCGTATAGTAACAGTACTGTATTGTAACCGTATAGTAACAATACTGTATGTAACCGTataagtacagtactgtattgtaacCGATATATAACAGTACCGTATTGTAACCGTATAGTAACATAGCGTATGTAACCGTTGTCAGTACCGTATATGTAACCGTATAGTAACAATAGCGTATTGTAACCGTATAGAACAGTACCGATTGTATGAACCGTATAACAGTAACACAAGACCGTATTGTAACCGTATAGTAACAATACGTATTGTAACCGTATAGTAAACAGTACTGATTGTAACCGTATAAGTAACTAGTAACGAATTGTACCACATAGTAACAGTAACGTATTGTAACCGTAAGTAACAAGTACTTATTGTAACCGTATAGAACAGTATCGTACTGTAACCgtatagtaacagtaacattttGTAACCCGTATAATAACAATAGCGTAGTGTAACCGTATAGTAACAATAGCGTATTGTAACCGTATATAGAACAATAGCTATTGTAACCGTATAGTAACAATAGCGTATTTAACCGTATAGTAACAATAGCGTATATGTAACCGTATAGTAACAATAACATTTTGACCGTATAGTAACAATAGCGTTTGTAACCGTATAGTAACAATATCGTATTGTAACCGTATATAGTAACATAAGCGTATTTAACCATATAGTAAACAGTATTGTAACTATAGAAAGCGTAGTAACATATAGTAACAATAGCGTATTGTAACCATATAGTAACAATAGCGTATGTAACCGTTAGTAACAATAGCGTAGTTGTAACCGTATAGTAACAATAGCGTATTGTAACCGTATAGTAACAATAGCGTATTGTAACCGTATAGTAACAATAGCGTATTGTAACCATATAGTAAACAGTAACATTTTGTAACGATATATAACAAAGCGTAGTGTAACCGTATAGTAACAATAGCGTATTGTAACCGTATAGTAACAATAGCGTATTGTAACCgtatagtaacagtaacatttGTAACCGTATAGTAACACTAACGTAGTTGTAACCGTATAGTAACAATAGCGTATTGTAACCATATGTAACAATAGCATATTGTAACCGTATAGTAACAATAGCTAGTGAACCGTATAACAATAGCGTAGATGTAACCATATAGTAACAATAGCGTATTGTAACCgtatagtaacagtaacattttGTAACCGTATAGTAACAATAGCATATGTAACCATATAGCAACAATACAGATTGTACCTATAGCAGCAGTACATTATTGTAACCGTATAGTAAAAAAGCGTATTGTACCCATAGTAACAATACAGTATTGTAACCAATTAGTAACAATACAGTATTGTACCATAATAGCAGCAGTACATTATTGTAACCATATAGTAAACATAGTGTATTGTAACCGTATAGTAACTATAGTAATAATAGTGTATAATAACCGTATAGTAGCAGTACAGTATTGTAACAATACAGTATTGTAACCATATAGTAGCAGTACAGTATTGTAACTGTATAGTAACAGTACAGTATTGTAACCGTATAGTAGCAGTACAGTATTGTAACCGTTagaacagtactgtactgtaacagTACGTACTGTAACCGTATAGTAACAGTACCGTATAGTAACAGTACCGTATTGTAACCGTATAgtaacagtactgtactgtaacctATAGTAACAATACGTATTGTAACCGTATGGTAACAGTACCGTATTGTAACCGTATAGTAACAGTACCGTATTGTAACCGTATAGTAACAATACCGTATTGTAACTGTATAGTAACAATACCGTATTGTAACTGTATAGTAACAGTACCATATTGTAATCTTATAGTAACAGTACTGTAAccgtacagtaacagtactgtaTTGTAACCGTATAGTAACATACCAATTGTAACTGTATAGTAACAGTACCATATTGTAACCGTATAGTAACAGTACCGTATTGTAACCGTATagtaacagtacagtatgtaaCCATATAGTAACAATACCGTATTGTAACTGTATAGTAACAGTACCATATTGTAATCTTATAGTAACAGTACTGTAACCGTACAGTAACAGTACGTATTGTAACCGGATAGTCTAACAGTACCGTATTGTAACCGTATAGTAACAGTACCGTATTGTAACCGTATAgtaacagtactgtactgtaaccgTATAGTAACAATACCGTATTGTAATCTTATAGTACCAGTACTGTAACCGTATAGtaacagtactgtatgtgtgttgttggtgtgcaGGTGCTGCAGGCTCGCCGGGCCCAGTGTGAGCACCAGCACCAGGACCCTGTAGTTTGGACCTGCCACAGAGTCATGAAGTGGATCAGAGACATAGACCTAAAAGTGTGTCTTTCTCCTACAACAGAAACATCAGAATAGACCTGGATTCCGTTCTGACTGTCTCCGTTTTGGGGTCAATAGACTGGTGTATACTCTGTTTACATCCTGATAGGGGAGGATGAGTAAAATTGAGACAAGTTGCTTGTTTGCCATTGTTGTTCTTGAATAAATCGGAAAACGTCCTCTGTCTCGCTAAACATTCTGTTTCTATGTCCCACTGTCCAGGAGTATGCTGACAGTCTCCATGGCAGGGGAGTCCATGGTGCTGTGCTGGCTCTGGACCCCTCCTTTGATGCAGATGCCATGGGCAGGGCCCTGGGAATCCCCAGCCACAAACACATGCTCCATCGGCACCTATATGAGGAGATGAAGGCTCTCGCCATCCCTGCCAGGTGATTAGTCTTGTTCTATCATTTATGGTTTTAAGCTCCTTAGCAATAGTAATAAGTGGAATGTTTTGTTGAGGAAGTGTTTACAGCAGTGAGCTCAATTAAATCTCCCCTCCTTCCTACTACTTGCAGGCATAGTAGTGTTGAGCAGGATTGTGACGCGTCGGGAACCCCACCACAATCACCTTCTGCTGTTAGCCGCTATAATGACGAGAGTGTGTCCATGAGACGAAGACCAGGCAAGGTAGCAAGAAACTACTTTAATAACAATTTCATTCAAGAAGACTCATAATAATACATGTTATAAAAATGGTAGTTATTCAAACTTGTACTGCGGATATTCAAACTGAGGCTGTATTTTTCCACTGGGTAAAAGCTCCGTTTTGCTTTGTGACTCATTCTTCCTTTCATTTTCCCAGAGTCTTCTAAGGTTCAGCCCAAAGACCGCCATTGGACGGGGCCTTGGTTACCATGGCAGCTGTGGATCTCTGCCCAGAGAGGCGCGGGTGCAGGCTGTGCCCAGGACGAAGGGCAGTCCCATGCACACCTACAACAGTGTTGAGATCACCAATGTCTAAACTATGCAGAGCCACCAAGGATTTCAATGCAGTTTCCATTTAGCCTGAGGTGGATACTGGTGGTTGGACTCAGAATCAACATAATACCTGCTTTAAGACAGTCTAAGTTTTCATCTTAATTTTTGGAATTAAAATCTTTTTCAATTTTAGagacattttctttcttttgttctacAGTAAATGTCAATAGATCAGTGGACGTAATGCCTTATGTTTGAATCgggaaaattctgaaaatgtggTAACATTCAATTCCACATTGCAGCCCTGGTGCCATGTTTCCTTTCTAAGAATGAACATCACAACATTTCTTTATCAAGACATCTGCTGTAACATCTATCAAGAAACAATACGCTAATAATGTGTTTCCGCatatcaaacaaaaaaatattgacGTGTAAAAGAAAAAGTCACTTCTGGGCATCAAAGAATTGATGTCTTTGCCCTGTTTCCTGTATCTCACTGTCTGGCCTGCCTCCCCCTGCAGGGGTCTGATGTTGGCATGCCTGGGTTTCCTGTATCCCACTGTCTGGCCTGCCTCCCCCTGCAGGGGTCTGATGTTGGCATGCCTGGGTTTCCTGTATCCCACTGTCTGGCCTGCCTCCCCCTGCAGGGGTCTGATGTTGGCATGCCTGGGTTTCCTGGCTCAAAAGTTGCAGATGACCACTACTTGGAACTTGAAACCTATTCTTTGGAACCCGCCATTCACTGGGTTCTGTGTAAGTTTACCATTACATTCTATATTGTGAGAGATAACTAACTGACCTTGTGTTAAAGACAACAGCCGTGAAGAGAATTAGGTGTGGGGGAGCAGAGCTTTCTCTTTGTTCAAATAGCTCAAATGTGGCTAAGAGGTACAGATAAAAacctaatcaaatgttatttgtcacatgcttggtaaacaacaggtgtagactaacaatgaaatgctgacttacaggtcagtttccaacaatgcagagttaaaggtaaaaaatgtaataaaaatacagACTACAGTTTGATATGTTTGTCATAAATATTCTTAACTTTACTGAAAGCAATAAAAGCACTTCACTTCCATGTGTCACTGTAAATATGGGGAACATACTCTATTACAATATTACTAATCAATTCATTAGAAGGTAAAGATTTAgctatgtctctctgtgtcacagagattacaatgttgtaaatgtttgtacattttgCATTGCAGAAAATGAAGGACCTCAAACAAAGGAACAGTTAAATAATACCATAGTTTAGAATGTCTTCACAGAACAGAATGTCAAGGGAAATCTTTGTTTTATTATCAATAACTAAATTATCTTTACCACACATGATTGTAGCAAGAGTGCATGAGCTGTATGCAGTATGTAGAGCACGTGTCAatctcattccacggagggccgagtgtctgcaggtttttgttccacccttgtacttgattgatgaattaaggtcactaattagtaaagaactcccctcacctggttatcTAGGTCTTAATTTAAATGAAAAACCGCAGatactaggccctccatggaatgagtttgacacccctgatgtatACCGTACAACAGTACAACAGCATATTTCACCACTGCATTCCACAGCCATGTCTCTATATGCAAACAGCTGGAGGGGGACTAGAACCAGAGGAAGACAAGTCTGTCAGCTATGGGCGTCACCCCAGCACCCTAGTTAACACAGTCATATAGAGATACAAAGCGGGAACATTAGACTAGTTCAAACTAGTTAACTATGGTTGTGAGATGTGGTTTGAACATCAATGGCTTATGTGTTACGGAAAACACACACTATACTGTTGACTTTGTTATGGTGTCACAATCTACTTTCAAACAAGCAATTCCCATCCATATAAAGTCAGACTACTGACAACAGAACAGAGGGGCAATTTCCATTAAATGAGAAAGAGAGTTTATATTGTATGTTTTCAAATAGATGCTTATTAAGTAATAATGTACATTGTGACACTGCTGATTTTTATTTACATTATGGAGCACTTGTGTTTAGTGTActcaataataaaatatataaatgctaTCTAAAATTAACTTTATTTCAGTTCATTTTAAGC
Coding sequences within:
- the LOC111969895 gene encoding kazrin-like isoform X1, with product MKDMLSKDLEETQGQGGCSSHLLSDTELRVQMGDKEQELDRVKEALQAMKSDRKRLEGWKKADLGNQMQQLYTTLESREEQLRDFIRNYDQHRKESEDAVKALAKEKDVLEREKWDLRRQTKEATEQACILRSHMDIKENRIKELEAELTMAKQSLATLTKDVPKRQSLAMPSEPVVNGSQEWAMQGDLPLTAAIRQSQQTLYHGHTVDRQAVVRVSPCHSRQPSTISDASAADGDRSSTPSDINSPRHRTHSLCNSMEDLEDQKRKTKKKEKMCLGSLSRVFARGKQRKSMDPGLFDDSDSLSSLSTQQHSLSDGEEQLDRLQQAELTRNMPMSLWKAGAVQAWLEVVMAMPMYIRACTENVKSGKVLLGLTDEDLELGLGISKPMHRRKLRLAIEDYREAEAGQGLSKAAEMDHHWVAKSWLSDVGLPQYSQAFQNQLVDGRVLNSLSRRDLERLLNVTTESHQNSLLLAIQLLQLINFNKEVLQARRAQCEHQHQDPVVWTCHRVMKWIRDIDLKEYADSLHGRGVHGAVLALDPSFDADAMGRALGIPSHKHMLHRHLYEEMKALAIPARHSSVEQDCDASGTPPQSPSAVSRYNDESVSMRRRPGKSLLRFSPKTAIGRGLGYHGSCGSLPREARVQAVPRTKGSPMHTYNSVEITNV
- the LOC111969895 gene encoding kazrin-like isoform X2 is translated as MKDMLSKDLEETQGQGGCSSHLLSDTELRVQMGDKEQELDRVKEALQAMKSDRKRLEGWKKADLGNQMQQLYTTLESREEQLRDFIRNYDQHRKESEDAVKALAKEKDVLEREKWDLRRQTKEATEQACILRSHMDIKENRIKELEAELTMAKQSLATLTKDVPKRQSLAMPSEPVVNGSQEWAMQGDLPLTAAIRQSQQTLYHGHTVDRQAVVRVSPCHSRQPSTISDASAADGDRSSTPSDINSPRHRTHSLCNSMEDLEDQKRKTKKKEKMCLGSLSRVFARGKQRKSMDPGLFDDSDSLSSLSTQQHSLSDGEEQLDRLQQAELTRNMPMSLWKAGAVQAWLEVVMAMPMYIRACTENVKSGKVLLGLTDEDLELGLGISKPMHRRKLRLAIEDYREAEAGQGLSKAAEMDHHWVAKSWLSDVGLPQYSQAFQNQLVDGRVLNSLSRRDLERLLNVTTESHQNSLLLAIQLLQLINFNKEEYADSLHGRGVHGAVLALDPSFDADAMGRALGIPSHKHMLHRHLYEEMKALAIPARHSSVEQDCDASGTPPQSPSAVSRYNDESVSMRRRPGKSLLRFSPKTAIGRGLGYHGSCGSLPREARVQAVPRTKGSPMHTYNSVEITNV